In one Oscillospiraceae bacterium genomic region, the following are encoded:
- a CDS encoding membrane protein translates to MRKKLKEKIAEALSSVLPITVIMLVLSFTLAPMPIGTLLLFLLGAGMLIVGMGFFSLGADIAMMPMGDQMGRMLGGGKIKLVGVVAVCFFLGAMVTIAEPDLQVLARQVPAVPDMVIILSVALGVGLFLVASMLRTRFNVSLNRSLIVLYILVFLLSIFVPNAFLAVAFDSGGVTTGPITVPFLMALGTGLASIKGKDEDNFGMVALCSVGPILAVMILGLCYQSTEISYTPFAIPTVLDSQDAGQIFLEGLPAYLKEVALGLLPIILFFAAFQLLSIRLNKRSLIKIGVGILYTYVGLVLFLTGANVGFMPAGYYLGLTLASMPSYWLLVPIGMVVGYFIVAAEPAVHVLNRQVEEVTSGAIPQKAIGLALSIGVAVSIGLAMLRVCLGIPIYYLLVPGYAIALLLTFFVPKIFTAIAFDSGGVASGPMTATFLLPLTMGACEALGRDILTDAFGVVAMVAMTPLITIQLLGLAYQRKLRKTRDVTPDEEAAVELLDDVIDYTEEVDV, encoded by the coding sequence ATGCGTAAAAAACTGAAGGAAAAAATTGCCGAGGCCCTCTCCTCGGTGCTGCCCATCACGGTTATCATGCTGGTGCTCAGCTTTACGCTGGCGCCCATGCCCATCGGCACGCTGCTGCTGTTCCTGCTGGGCGCGGGCATGCTGATTGTGGGCATGGGGTTCTTCTCCCTGGGCGCGGACATCGCCATGATGCCCATGGGGGACCAGATGGGCCGTATGCTGGGCGGCGGAAAAATCAAGCTGGTGGGCGTGGTGGCCGTCTGCTTCTTCCTGGGGGCCATGGTCACCATCGCGGAGCCCGACCTCCAGGTGCTGGCCCGGCAGGTACCCGCCGTCCCCGACATGGTGATCATCCTGTCGGTGGCGCTGGGCGTGGGGCTGTTCCTGGTGGCCTCCATGCTGCGCACCCGGTTCAACGTCTCCCTCAACCGCAGCCTGATTGTCCTGTACATCCTAGTGTTTCTCCTGTCCATCTTTGTGCCCAACGCCTTTCTGGCGGTAGCCTTCGACTCGGGCGGCGTGACCACCGGCCCCATCACTGTGCCCTTCCTCATGGCCCTGGGCACCGGCCTTGCCAGCATCAAGGGCAAGGACGAGGACAATTTCGGCATGGTTGCCCTGTGCAGCGTGGGCCCCATTCTGGCGGTGATGATCCTGGGGCTGTGTTACCAGTCCACCGAGATCTCCTACACCCCTTTCGCCATCCCCACGGTGCTGGACTCCCAGGACGCGGGGCAGATCTTCCTGGAGGGTCTGCCCGCCTACCTGAAGGAGGTGGCCCTGGGCCTGCTGCCCATCATCCTGTTCTTCGCCGCCTTCCAGCTCCTGTCCATCCGGCTGAACAAGCGCTCCCTCATCAAAATCGGCGTGGGCATCCTGTACACCTACGTGGGGCTGGTGCTCTTCCTGACGGGGGCCAACGTGGGCTTCATGCCCGCGGGCTACTACCTGGGGCTCACCCTGGCCTCCATGCCCTCCTACTGGCTGCTGGTGCCCATCGGCATGGTGGTGGGCTACTTCATCGTGGCGGCGGAGCCCGCCGTCCACGTGCTCAACCGGCAGGTGGAGGAGGTCACCAGCGGCGCCATCCCCCAAAAGGCCATCGGGCTGGCACTGTCCATCGGCGTGGCGGTCTCCATCGGGCTGGCCATGCTCCGGGTGTGCCTGGGCATCCCCATCTACTACCTGCTGGTGCCCGGCTACGCCATCGCGCTGCTGCTGACCTTCTTCGTGCCCAAGATCTTTACCGCCATCGCCTTCGACTCGGGCGGCGTGGCCTCCGGCCCCATGACGGCCACCTTCCTCCTGCCCCTCACCATGGGGGCCTGCGAGGCGCTGGGCCGGGACATTCTGACCGACGCCTTCGGCGTGGTGGCCATGGTGGCCATGACCCCGCTGATCACCATCCAGCTCCTGGGACTGGCCTATCAGCGCAAGCTGAGAAAGACCAGGGACGTGACGCCTGACGAAGAGGCGGCTGTGGAGCTCCTGGACGACGTCATCGATTATACCGAGGAGGTAGACGTATAA
- a CDS encoding MFS transporter — MQKIILFLYWFGSGVVQPVLSLAFLAKGCDLRTLPLAMGIYSATVIVCEVPTGVFADLFGRKRTFLTACALYVADMALLILADSFLLVVPAAILMGLARAFSSGSLDAFFVEDAVARRGPEILPTVTGQISLCQSVGMTLGALLGGVLPMWGAYDLHLGLRGLFIAIPGVVCAVTVKERRAAGEREERARLSDHLRACGGLLRLRPMLWGILACLVTVGALTAILETFWQPAFLRVAGEELRPMLGVVSALSFGAVSAGNLLTRRLRLAPGAGEWKGYFALRGGMILSVLLFAAQLGVPGFVLGYGLIYLVMGGTDVLEMTLLNRMVPDRQRASFLSVGSLSAQMGGLLASLMSAAAVGALGFGGLFFAGGVILALGTLVPIALMARQKEAV, encoded by the coding sequence ATGCAGAAGATTATCCTGTTCCTGTACTGGTTCGGCTCCGGCGTGGTACAGCCGGTGCTGAGCCTGGCCTTCCTGGCCAAGGGCTGCGATCTGCGCACGCTGCCGCTGGCCATGGGGATTTACTCGGCCACGGTCATCGTGTGCGAGGTGCCCACCGGCGTGTTCGCCGACCTCTTCGGGCGCAAGCGCACCTTCCTGACGGCCTGCGCGCTCTACGTGGCCGACATGGCGCTGCTGATCCTGGCCGACAGCTTCCTGCTGGTGGTGCCGGCGGCCATCCTCATGGGGCTGGCCCGGGCCTTCTCCTCGGGCAGCCTGGACGCCTTTTTCGTGGAAGACGCGGTGGCGCGGCGGGGGCCGGAGATCCTGCCCACCGTCACCGGGCAGATCTCCCTGTGCCAGAGCGTCGGCATGACCCTGGGCGCCCTGCTGGGGGGCGTGCTGCCCATGTGGGGGGCCTATGATCTGCACCTGGGCCTGCGGGGGCTCTTCATCGCCATCCCCGGGGTGGTCTGCGCCGTGACGGTGAAGGAGCGCCGGGCGGCGGGGGAGCGGGAGGAGCGGGCGCGCCTGTCCGACCACCTGCGGGCCTGCGGGGGTTTGCTGCGCCTGCGGCCCATGCTGTGGGGCATCCTGGCCTGCCTTGTCACAGTGGGGGCGTTGACGGCCATTCTTGAGACCTTCTGGCAGCCCGCCTTCCTGCGCGTGGCCGGGGAGGAGCTGCGCCCCATGCTGGGCGTGGTCTCGGCCCTGAGCTTCGGCGCGGTCAGCGCGGGCAACCTGCTCACGCGGCGGCTCAGGCTGGCGCCCGGCGCGGGGGAGTGGAAGGGGTACTTCGCCCTGCGGGGGGGCATGATCCTCTCGGTGCTGCTTTTCGCCGCCCAGCTTGGCGTGCCCGGCTTCGTGCTGGGGTACGGCCTGATCTACCTGGTGATGGGGGGCACCGACGTGCTGGAGATGACCCTGCTCAACCGCATGGTGCCCGACCGCCAGCGGGCCAGCTTCCTGAGCGTGGGCTCCCTGTCGGCGCAGATGGGCGGGCTGCTCGCCAGCCTGATGTCGGCGGCGGCCGTGGGGGCGCTGGGCTTCGGCGGGCTGTTCTTCGCCGGGGGCGTGATATTGGCGCTGGGCACCCTGGTCCCCATAGCGCTGATGGCGCGGCAAAAAGAAGCGGTATGA
- a CDS encoding cell division protein — MARDGRMRDYLDAVGAQIRWRRARGPLLRELEDHITDQARDLEAAGGTQDEALERAVAEMGDPVEVGRALDRLHRPKTSWGLLICALAVMAVGLVTIPMFDTIPGTGRRQLLAACVAVPVMFIACFSDYRLLFRKKWIPGVITVCVLAAAYSPFLFGYRIYYGRNRYLAYAALLLPLLFTGALCLLRGRGKPTVFLCGLTVLLLCVPAVLSPCMAAAFLTTGTALLVLSIAVCSGWFRVKPLPGLLCAWGPAAFLALRLLPYFFFGGFHTRLSLLLNPEAAPLGAGWFYLNARAILERVPLFHGLAEPSPFLEHQRSVNDLLLLRLTASYGLCVLLAAALVILAFTLPALRRIRRLSSTSGRLVAHAALWTLVFQAVTYLIYNLGWGLFGPIAFPLLSPGMVMLVVNAGLVGVLLSVFRMDSLARDMPAPLPE; from the coding sequence GTGGCGCGTGACGGGCGGATGCGGGACTATCTGGACGCGGTGGGGGCCCAGATCCGCTGGCGGAGGGCGCGTGGGCCCCTGCTGCGGGAGCTGGAGGACCACATCACGGACCAGGCCCGGGACCTTGAGGCCGCGGGCGGAACCCAGGACGAGGCCCTGGAGCGGGCCGTGGCCGAGATGGGGGACCCCGTGGAGGTGGGCCGGGCACTGGACAGGCTTCACCGGCCAAAAACCAGCTGGGGGCTGCTGATCTGCGCCCTGGCGGTAATGGCGGTGGGGCTTGTCACCATCCCTATGTTCGACACGATCCCGGGCACCGGCAGGCGGCAGCTCCTCGCCGCCTGTGTGGCCGTGCCGGTGATGTTCATCGCCTGTTTTTCCGACTACCGGCTGCTGTTCCGCAAAAAATGGATCCCCGGCGTGATAACAGTATGCGTGCTCGCCGCCGCTTACAGTCCTTTCCTATTTGGCTACCGTATTTATTATGGACGCAACAGATACCTCGCCTACGCCGCGCTGCTGCTCCCGCTGCTGTTTACGGGCGCACTGTGCCTGCTCCGGGGACGCGGCAAGCCCACCGTATTCCTGTGCGGCCTGACCGTGCTGCTGCTCTGCGTCCCCGCCGTGCTCTCACCCTGTATGGCCGCCGCCTTCCTGACAACAGGAACCGCGCTTCTGGTGCTCAGCATTGCGGTGTGCAGTGGCTGGTTCCGGGTAAAGCCTCTGCCCGGCCTCCTCTGCGCCTGGGGCCCCGCGGCATTCCTTGCGCTCAGGCTTCTCCCCTATTTCTTTTTTGGAGGTTTCCACACCCGCCTGTCCCTCCTTCTGAACCCTGAAGCGGCACCGTTGGGGGCCGGCTGGTTTTATCTGAACGCGCGCGCAATCCTGGAACGTGTTCCACTCTTCCATGGCCTGGCTGAGCCCTCCCCCTTCCTGGAGCATCAGCGCAGCGTCAACGACCTTTTGCTGCTCCGGCTCACCGCCTCTTACGGCCTGTGCGTCCTGCTGGCCGCCGCGCTCGTCATCCTGGCCTTCACCCTGCCGGCGCTGCGGCGCATCCGCAGGCTGTCCAGCACCTCCGGGCGGCTGGTGGCCCACGCCGCGCTCTGGACGCTGGTGTTCCAGGCAGTTACTTACCTGATTTACAATCTGGGCTGGGGCCTGTTCGGGCCCATCGCCTTCCCCCTCCTCTCTCCGGGTATGGTGATGCTGGTGGTTAACGCCGGGCTCGTCGGGGTGCTGCTGTCGGTCTTCCGTATGGATTCCCTGGCCCGTGACATGCCCGCCCCCCTCCCGGAATAG
- a CDS encoding PadR family transcriptional regulator translates to MAKEKGAPGGTGMLLLSLLARRDMYGYEMIEELRTRSNRVFELKAGTLYPLLHTLEGQGWVVSYDGGAEGGRVRRYYRITARGRTALAEKAGEWNAYAAAVRGVLGGECCGA, encoded by the coding sequence ATGGCAAAGGAAAAGGGCGCGCCCGGCGGGACGGGGATGCTGCTGCTCTCCCTGCTCGCCCGGCGGGATATGTACGGCTACGAGATGATTGAGGAGCTGCGCACGCGCTCCAACCGGGTGTTCGAGCTCAAGGCGGGCACCCTCTATCCCCTGCTCCACACGTTGGAGGGCCAGGGCTGGGTGGTTTCCTACGACGGCGGCGCGGAGGGCGGCCGGGTGCGGCGGTACTACCGCATCACGGCCCGGGGCCGCACGGCGCTGGCCGAGAAGGCCGGGGAGTGGAACGCCTACGCCGCGGCGGTGCGCGGCGTACTGGGAGGTGAGTGCTGTGGCGCGTGA
- a CDS encoding transcriptional regulator — MNGLREKYRENYRRLGLRIAYYRKLRGYTQEQLAELIGKSWSFLSQVEANNGTILKGISLDTLFSLSEVLEVPMGKFFEVD, encoded by the coding sequence GTGAATGGTTTGCGTGAGAAATACCGGGAAAACTACCGCCGCCTGGGCCTGCGGATCGCCTATTACCGGAAGCTGCGGGGCTACACGCAGGAGCAGCTGGCCGAGCTGATCGGCAAGAGCTGGTCCTTTCTCAGCCAGGTGGAGGCCAACAACGGAACCATTCTCAAGGGGATCTCCCTGGATACACTCTTTTCCCTCTCCGAGGTACTGGAGGTCCCCATGGGGAAGTTCTTCGAGGTGGACTGA
- the leuA gene encoding 2-isopropylmalate synthase has protein sequence MKQKKYIPFVPLKLERRQWPDREIKKAPIWCSVDLRDGNQALVDPMNLQEKLEYFHTLVDIGVKEIEIGFPSASETEYEICRELIDGGHIPDDVTIQVLVQARPHLIQKTFEAIRGAKNVILHFYNSTSTLQRKVVFHMEMDGITQIAVDAAKLIYELSQPVIAAGMNLRYEYSPESFMGTEMDNAVDICQAVLEALHASPESKVILNLPTTVENCMPNYFADEIEYFIGKLPSRDCAIISLHPHNDRGCGVATAEMGLLAGAERIEATLFGNGERTGNVDMVTLALNMYTQGVDPELDFSDINKIREMYERCTKMKVGERQPYVGELVFTAFSGSHQDAINKGSQYMRESGSEFWEIPYLPIDPADVGRQYEPIIRINSQSGKGGAAFVMQNNFGFDLPKSMHPEFGHVVQVETDRVGTELKPERIFELFKAEYLDATAPYQLVRHSFAEFTDEAGESHVTFAGTLRHKETVFQVQGSGNGPIDAFFNAIHGQKMDRFTFADYKEHAISNGSDSMAVAYIQLRDREGRDVFGVGISHNINLAPLKGILSAINRAVNGRIS, from the coding sequence ATGAAACAGAAAAAGTACATCCCCTTCGTCCCCCTCAAGCTGGAGCGCCGCCAGTGGCCGGACCGGGAGATCAAAAAGGCCCCCATCTGGTGCAGCGTGGATCTGCGGGACGGCAACCAGGCCCTGGTGGACCCCATGAACCTCCAGGAGAAGCTGGAGTACTTCCATACCCTGGTGGACATCGGCGTAAAGGAGATCGAGATCGGCTTCCCCTCCGCCTCGGAGACCGAGTACGAGATCTGCCGGGAGCTTATCGACGGCGGGCACATCCCCGACGACGTGACCATCCAGGTGCTGGTCCAGGCCCGGCCCCACCTGATCCAAAAGACCTTCGAGGCCATCCGGGGCGCGAAAAACGTCATCCTCCACTTCTACAACTCCACCTCCACCCTCCAGCGCAAGGTGGTCTTCCACATGGAGATGGACGGCATCACCCAGATCGCCGTGGACGCGGCGAAGCTGATCTACGAGCTGTCCCAGCCCGTCATCGCCGCGGGCATGAACCTGCGCTATGAGTACTCCCCGGAGTCCTTCATGGGCACCGAGATGGACAACGCGGTGGACATCTGCCAGGCCGTGCTGGAGGCCCTCCACGCCTCCCCGGAGAGCAAGGTCATCCTGAACCTGCCCACCACGGTGGAGAACTGCATGCCCAACTACTTCGCCGACGAGATCGAGTATTTCATCGGCAAGCTCCCCTCCCGTGACTGCGCCATCATCTCCCTGCACCCCCACAACGACCGGGGCTGCGGCGTGGCCACCGCCGAGATGGGTCTGCTGGCCGGGGCCGAGCGCATCGAGGCCACCCTCTTCGGCAACGGCGAGCGCACCGGCAACGTGGACATGGTCACCCTGGCTTTGAACATGTACACCCAGGGCGTGGACCCGGAGCTGGACTTCTCCGACATCAACAAGATCCGGGAGATGTACGAGCGCTGCACCAAGATGAAGGTGGGCGAGCGCCAGCCCTACGTGGGCGAGCTGGTCTTTACCGCCTTCTCCGGCTCCCATCAGGACGCCATCAACAAGGGCTCCCAGTACATGCGGGAGAGCGGCAGCGAGTTCTGGGAGATCCCCTACCTGCCCATCGACCCCGCCGACGTGGGCCGCCAGTACGAGCCCATCATCCGCATCAACAGCCAGTCGGGCAAGGGCGGGGCCGCCTTCGTCATGCAGAACAACTTCGGCTTTGACCTGCCCAAGAGTATGCACCCCGAGTTCGGCCACGTGGTCCAGGTGGAGACCGACCGGGTGGGCACCGAGCTCAAGCCCGAGCGCATCTTCGAGCTGTTCAAGGCCGAGTACCTGGACGCCACCGCCCCCTACCAGCTGGTGCGCCACTCCTTCGCCGAGTTTACCGACGAGGCGGGCGAGTCCCACGTCACCTTCGCGGGCACCCTGCGGCACAAGGAGACCGTGTTCCAGGTGCAGGGCTCGGGCAACGGCCCCATCGACGCCTTCTTCAACGCCATCCACGGCCAGAAAATGGACCGCTTCACCTTCGCGGACTACAAGGAGCACGCCATCTCCAACGGCTCGGACTCCATGGCCGTGGCCTACATCCAGCTCCGGGACCGGGAGGGCCGGGACGTGTTCGGCGTGGGCATCTCCCACAACATCAACCTCGCCCCCCTCAAGGGCATCCTCTCTGCCATTAACCGGGCGGTCAACGGCAGAATTTCATAA
- a CDS encoding nitroreductase has protein sequence MEFYEVVEKRRSIRQFEDREIPREVLERILTAGLMAPSSNHQRQWELVTLTDKAAIRELAKLIKPYPCRITQPKTPQQEMFQIAYPRQRTMVEEAACVILPYFKMKYDLKSTTNDYGLMDYGAAWALVENILLAATAEGLGSVVHIPVKKEPEQIRAFMNVPDGYYLPTLIVLGYPGEDALVPAQVKATVEHRVRWNKW, from the coding sequence ATGGAATTTTATGAAGTAGTGGAAAAGAGAAGAAGCATCCGTCAATTTGAGGACAGGGAAATCCCCAGAGAAGTGCTGGAGCGGATCCTCACTGCCGGCCTGATGGCCCCCTCCTCCAACCATCAGCGGCAGTGGGAGCTGGTGACGCTGACGGACAAGGCCGCCATCCGGGAGCTGGCCAAGCTCATCAAGCCCTATCCCTGCCGCATCACGCAGCCCAAGACGCCCCAGCAGGAGATGTTCCAAATCGCCTACCCCCGCCAGCGGACGATGGTGGAGGAGGCGGCCTGCGTCATCCTGCCCTATTTCAAGATGAAGTATGATTTGAAAAGCACCACCAACGACTACGGCCTGATGGACTACGGGGCGGCCTGGGCGCTGGTGGAGAACATCCTTCTGGCCGCCACCGCGGAGGGGCTGGGCTCGGTCGTCCATATCCCGGTTAAGAAGGAGCCGGAGCAGATCAGGGCGTTTATGAACGTCCCGGACGGGTACTACCTCCCGACTCTGATCGTGCTGGGCTATCCAGGCGAGGACGCTCTGGTGCCCGCCCAGGTCAAGGCCACGGTGGAACACAGGGTCCGCTGGAACAAGTGGTGA
- a CDS encoding radical SAM mobile pair protein B produces MIVNEIETKTVLTKSNLPVSDYSVNPYVGCAHACKYCYASFMKRFTGHTEPWGAFADVKYWPAVKRPERYAGKELFIGSVTDPYQPLEEAYRRTRALLEQMQGSGCRISIATKSDLVLRDLDLIKTFPDARVSWSINTLDEDFRRDMDEAVSIERRLAAMKAFHDAGVRTTCFISPIFPGITDVPSIIRRARAQCNLVWLENLNLRGSYKAVILDYVKEKRPGLLPLYQAVYQRNDRAYWAALDGEMRAFTAAEGLTYVRDDDSMRRPFEEPPIVVNYFFHEQIKRSAKKGADKNAMVRDGPD; encoded by the coding sequence ATGATAGTCAATGAGATTGAAACAAAGACGGTTCTGACCAAATCCAATCTGCCCGTCAGCGACTACTCCGTCAATCCCTATGTGGGCTGCGCCCACGCCTGCAAGTACTGCTACGCCAGCTTTATGAAGCGGTTTACGGGCCATACGGAGCCCTGGGGCGCGTTTGCGGACGTGAAATACTGGCCCGCCGTCAAACGCCCGGAGCGGTACGCGGGGAAGGAGCTGTTCATCGGCTCCGTCACCGACCCTTACCAGCCCCTGGAGGAGGCCTACCGGCGCACCAGGGCGCTTTTGGAGCAAATGCAGGGCAGCGGGTGCAGAATCAGCATTGCCACCAAGTCGGATCTTGTGCTGCGGGATCTTGATTTAATCAAGACCTTCCCAGACGCCCGGGTGTCCTGGTCCATCAACACCTTGGACGAGGACTTCCGCCGGGACATGGACGAGGCCGTGAGTATTGAGCGCCGCCTTGCCGCCATGAAAGCCTTTCACGACGCCGGGGTGCGCACCACCTGCTTTATCTCTCCCATCTTCCCAGGCATCACCGACGTCCCCTCCATCATCCGCCGGGCCAGGGCCCAGTGCAACCTGGTCTGGCTGGAGAATCTGAACCTGCGGGGGAGCTATAAGGCAGTCATCCTGGACTACGTCAAGGAAAAGCGCCCCGGCCTGCTGCCCCTCTATCAGGCCGTCTACCAGCGGAACGACCGCGCCTATTGGGCCGCGCTGGACGGGGAAATGCGGGCATTTACCGCGGCGGAGGGCCTCACCTATGTCCGGGACGACGACTCCATGCGCCGCCCCTTTGAGGAGCCGCCCATCGTGGTCAATTACTTCTTCCACGAGCAGATCAAGAGATCGGCCAAAAAAGGCGCGGATAAAAATGCCATGGTGAGGGACGGGCCGGATTAA
- a CDS encoding zinc-binding protein, with the protein MFQDKTIVCKDCGQEFTFTASEQEFFAEKGFTNEPQRCKPCRDARKGSSRGGQGGGRPMFDAVCAECGKPCKVPFEPRNDRPVYCSDCFRR; encoded by the coding sequence ATGTTCCAAGACAAGACTATCGTCTGCAAGGATTGCGGACAGGAGTTCACCTTCACCGCCAGCGAGCAGGAGTTCTTTGCCGAGAAGGGCTTCACCAACGAGCCCCAGCGCTGCAAGCCCTGCCGCGACGCCCGTAAGGGCAGCTCCCGCGGCGGCCAGGGCGGCGGCCGCCCCATGTTCGACGCCGTCTGCGCCGAGTGCGGAAAGCCCTGCAAGGTGCCCTTTGAGCCCCGCAACGACCGCCCCGTGTACTGCAGCGATTGTTTCCGCAGATAA